The Mytilus trossulus isolate FHL-02 chromosome 3, PNRI_Mtr1.1.1.hap1, whole genome shotgun sequence genome contains a region encoding:
- the LOC134712339 gene encoding thiosulfate transporter TsuA-like produces MIGSNRMTGIQTQSTPPSVGSFRGILIGCTVFICGEIFGFVIEKGRVFEPSVVVDQMSMKRFVMLKMFLSAVISGMFCMSVLSMLPFTRQKFLSARQTLVNDLQGKGYMTVILGGFILGIGMALGGTCPGVVFAQLGTGTQNAVYTLLGTLAGALLYGVLEPTLMSLTKPNKPVKYQFLFHVLGSPYHTSAIPVAAILSVIVFTLEIAYPWDTEVKDSESTSMWEASSWPPFFTGLIVGSLEVPLILIVGGLLGASSSYCTVTAQVLMTDKMKQIVPYLVKFKSGLANWWQVVFVVAAIHGASLSSQMSGTSGTIEGQSALMSFIGGVLIIVGARLAEGCTSGHGISGMGLLNSLSIATIMSMFIGGMLSARCIQMLT; encoded by the exons ATGATTGGTTCTAACAGAATGACAGGTATACAGACTCAATCAACACCACCCTCTGTTGGCTCCTTCAGAGGGATATTAATTGGATGCACAGTTTTTATTTGTGGGGAAATCTTTGGATTTGTTATTGAAAAGGGAAGAG TATTTGAACCATCAGTTGTAGTTGATCAAATGTCAATGAAGAGATTTGTTATGCTGAAGATGTTTTTATCAGCTGTAATTTCAG gTATGTTCTGTATGTCTGTGTTGTCTATGCTGCCATTTACCAGACAGAAATTTCTGAGTGCTAGACAGACTTTGGTGAATGACTTACAAGGAAAAGGCTATATGACTGTGATATTAGGTGGTTTTATCCTTGGAATTGGAATGGCATTAGGTGGAACA tGTCCAGGTGTTGTATTTGCTCAGCTTGGTACAGGTACACAGAATGCTG TGTATACACTACTTGGAACTTTAGCTGGGGCATTGTTATATGGAGTCTTGGAACCAACATTGATGTCATTAACTAAACCAAACAAACCAGTCAAATATCAGtt tcTATTCCATGTGTTAGGCTCCCCATATCATACTTCAGCAATTCCTGTGGCAGCCATATTAAGTGTTATTGTCTTTACACTTGAAATAGCTTATCCCTGGGATACTGAAGTCAAG GATTCAGAGAGTACTAGCATGTGGGAAGCATCGAGTTGGCCACCATTTTTCACTGGATTGATAGTTGGAAGTCTTGAGGTTCCATTGATCCTGATAGTAGGTGGACTTCTGG GTGCTAGTAGCAGTTATTGTACAGTGACAGCACAAGTTTTAATGACagacaaaatgaaacaaatagtGCCATATCTTGTCAAATTTAAATCAGGATTGGCTAATTGGTGGCAA gtCGTGTTTGTTGTTGCAGCCATCCATGGAGCCAGTTTATCATCTCAAATGTCGGGAACGTCTGGAACTATAGAAGGCCAATCAGCACTAATGTCTTTCATTGGGGGTGTATTGATTATTGTTGGTGCAAGACTTGCCGAAGGCTGCACAAG tggACATGGGATATCTGGTATGGGACTATTAAATAGCTTATCTATAGCAACTATAATGAGTATGTTTATTGGAGGAATGTTATCAGCCAGATGTATCCAAATGTTGacttaa